The sequence TCTGTTTGGTTCTTTTGGTCTGATCCAATAAGGTCCAAAATTGCACCGCCGAGTCAACATATTTTCACGGAGGGAATAGTATTTTTCCCGGATTGGACTGGCAGGGCGGAGAATTATCGTTAGGATTCAGAACATGAAGACGACGAGTTTTGCACACCAGCTGGCCGCCCGCGCGGCGCTGCCCCGGCTGTCGGTGGGAATGACAGAATCAGTGAATATCGGTTTTCTGGGACCGCTTTCGGGGCAGGCCGAGAGCTGGGGGCTGCCCGGGCTGAACGGCTGCCGGATCTGGGAGGACGGTCTGAACAAGGCCGGCGGGCTGCTGATCGGCGGCCGCCGCTACCCGATCCGCATCCACTCATATGACTGCGGCCATGACCCCGAACGCTCCCTGGAGGGCGCGGTGGAGCTGGTGCAGAAGCACAACGTCAAACTGATGCTGATGCTGGGCGGGGACACGTTTGCGGCGGTGCGCGACTTTCTGATGCGCAACAAGGTGCTGACATCGACCCTGCTGCCAACCGATCTGTCGCCGGACACGCCTTATCTGATTGCGCCCAGCGAGGCGCATCCGATCCAGAATGTGACGGGGGTGGCCTGGCTGGCGGAAAACCGGCCGGAGCTGAAGACGGTTGCGCTGTGCAGCCAGGCCGATCTGCTGGGGCTGCCTGCGCAGGCAGTCTACCGCGCGGCGTTCAAGGCGGCGGACAAGCAGATCCTGCGGGAAGTGCAGTATGATCCGGAAACCAGCGATCCGGGGCCGGTGGTGGATCCGATGCTGGAGAGCGGCGCCGATATCCTGTGCTGGTGCTCGTCTTATGCGCCGATGGTGCATGCGATGACGGAATATGCCTATGCCAAGGGGTTCACGGGGCAGATCATCAGCTGCACCATGGATGGCTATGACCAGCTGGTGGAGAAGACCTCAGCCGAATTCATGGAAGGGGTGGTGTTCCAGTTCCCGGACTTCGACGATCCGATGCTGCGGGAGAAGGCGTTTTTCTTCAACCGCCCGCATGTGTTTTTTGAGGAGTACAACCGCCGCTTCCCCGGCAGCTGGTCGGCGGTGAGCTGGGAGTATGTGGCGATCCTGGATATCTGGCACAGCGCGGTGGAGAAGGCGGGCTCGGTCGAGCCGCCGTCGGTGCTGGCGGCGATGAAGCAGCTGGGGCATGTCACCCACGCCTTTGGCCATGCGGACTGGTGGGGCGAGGATATTTTCGGCATTTCCAATGCCTTGGTTGGCGATTGGCCGGTGGTCACCATCCAGGACGGCAAGGCGCGGATTGCCGGGTTCAGATCAATCCCGGCCTGGCTGTCGCAGCATTCCAATCTGTTGAAGGCAGAGATGGAGGCGCTGGGGCAGCTATGGCACCAGCGTCTGGAAAGCGGCGCGCCGGGAAGCCGGGTTGGCTCGCGCGCAGTGCAAGGCTGACGGTGCAGGCCTGATAGCGGGGGTCCCGCGGGGCAGGTCCAGCGCGGGATCAGATCTCCTGCAGCAGCAGCTTCTGCTCGTCGATCAGGTGCAGCTTGATGAATTCCACCGCGGATTCCACATCGCGTGAGGCGATGGCGTTGAACAGCGTGTTATAGCGTTTCTGGTAGTCCTGAATCCGCTGCGGCGTCAGGTGGCGGCGGCGCAGGGCGGTGCGGTAGGACAGGCGGCAGGCCTCGATCGTCAGCTCGTAGCAGGAGTG is a genomic window of Leisingera caerulea DSM 24564 containing:
- a CDS encoding ABC transporter substrate-binding protein encodes the protein MKTTSFAHQLAARAALPRLSVGMTESVNIGFLGPLSGQAESWGLPGLNGCRIWEDGLNKAGGLLIGGRRYPIRIHSYDCGHDPERSLEGAVELVQKHNVKLMLMLGGDTFAAVRDFLMRNKVLTSTLLPTDLSPDTPYLIAPSEAHPIQNVTGVAWLAENRPELKTVALCSQADLLGLPAQAVYRAAFKAADKQILREVQYDPETSDPGPVVDPMLESGADILCWCSSYAPMVHAMTEYAYAKGFTGQIISCTMDGYDQLVEKTSAEFMEGVVFQFPDFDDPMLREKAFFFNRPHVFFEEYNRRFPGSWSAVSWEYVAILDIWHSAVEKAGSVEPPSVLAAMKQLGHVTHAFGHADWWGEDIFGISNALVGDWPVVTIQDGKARIAGFRSIPAWLSQHSNLLKAEMEALGQLWHQRLESGAPGSRVGSRAVQG